ACCCGGGTTCCTACCAAAACAGAATTTTGCCTAACTTTGAAAAAATTTCAGCATTCATGGTCAAAGCAGAAGTCATTACAATTGGCGACGAAATATTATTTGGGCAGATTACCGACACTAATACCCAGTGGATTAGCACCGAATTAACAACTATCGGCATCAGAACCATTCGAAAATCGTCGGTGGGAGATAACGAAGAAGCTATTTTAGAAATACTGGCCGAAGCCGAAAAACGAGCCGATGTCATTTTGATTACGGGCGGATTAGGTCCTACCAAAGACGATATTACCAAAAAAACGCTTTGCAGGTATTTTAATACCGAGCTCTATATCAACGAAGAGGCCCTGACGTTCATCACCGCTTTTTTTGAAAAAAGAGGACGCCCCATGACCGAGCTGAATCGGCAGCAGGCGGCTATTCCCATAAACTGTACCTACATTCCCAACCGCTGGGGCACTGCTCCCGGGATGTGGTTTGAACACAACGGAACCGTTTTTATCTCCATGCCGGGCGTACCGTTTGAGATGAAAAGCCTGATGACGCATACACTGCTGCCCAAGCTGAAGGAGTTTTTCGAAACCCCGTTCATTTACCACAAAATACTGCGAACGATCGGCATCGGCGAATCTTTTCTGGCCGAGCGCATTGCCGATTGGGAAGATAATCTTCCGCCTCACATCCGGTTGGCCTATTTACCCAATTTCGGACAGGTACGGCTTCGCCTTACGGCTACGGGCACTGATTTTGAACAGCTCAAGAAAGAAACACAGGCCGAAGTAGAAAAGGTCTTACCGCTGATCGACGTAAACGTATTCGGCTATGACGATGATGAGATCGAAACCGTAGTAGGAAGAATCCTGAAAGAACGTGGTCACACCCTGGCAACGGCCGAAAGTTGTACGGGCGGTTATGCATCGCATTTGATCACGAAAGTGCCAGGCTCGTCCGCTTATTTTATGGGTGGTGTGATCAGTTACAGCAACGAGGTCAAAATAGCGGAATTGGGCGTCAGCCCCGAAACCTTGGCAACCTTTGGGGCCGTCAGTGAACAAACCGTGATCGAAATGGCCGAAGGAGTGCGTAAGCGCCTCAATACCACCTACGGTATTTCGGCCAGCGGCATTGCGGGTCCCGACGGCGGTACGGACGACAAACCCGTAGGCACCATCTGGATAGCAAGCGCCGGGCCCGAAGGCACCGTAACCCAAAAATTACAACTTGGAAAATTTCGCGAACAAAACATCCAATATACCGGGGTTTATGTACTGAATTTGCTGCGTAAACAACTCTTGGGGTTAGTGTAAAGCCCCTAATTCATTAAATACCGGTGAAAAAGGAGTAGCATTTAATACGAAAACAAATGGCAATAGTAGAAATGGTGATGCCCCGAATGGGAGAAAGCGTCATGGAGTGTACCGTCATCAGCATCCTAAAAAAAGTAGGCGACCGGGTCGAATCCGACGATTCAGTGCTGGAAGTCGCAACCGATAAAGTAGATACCGAAGTGCCGAGCCCCTACAGCGGCACCATCAAAGAAATATTGGTGCAGGAAGGCGACGTGGTAGCCATCGGAAACGTCGTGATCCGGATCGATACCGAAACAACCGTCCACCAAAACGGTTCGCCTGCCCCGGTCGCAATCTTGCCGGAGGAAGCCGCTGCCGCAGAACTGGAAACGCAATTTCAGGCGCTTGCAGCACCATCGGTTCCACCTGCCGCTGCACCGGAAACGATGCCTTTGAGCGGTCGCTTTTATTCTCCTTTGGTGCTTAATATTGCCCAAACCGAAGGCATATCGCGTCAGGAACTGGATCAAATTGCGGGGACAGGCACCGACAGCCGGGTCACCAAAAAAGACATTCTGGGGTATTTAGAACAAAAGAAACATACCCCCGCAGGGGCAGGCCTTGCTTCTGCCCAAAACATTAGCTCTCACGCAGACGCAGCCTCTTCTGTCAGCCAATCACCATCGTCGATATCAAGCCGCAAATCAGGCATTGAGATCATTCCGATGGACCGGATGCGACGCGTCATTGCGGAAAGAATGCGGGAATCGCAGCGTATCTCGGCCCATGTAACGTCCTTTGTCGAAACCGACATGACGAATGTGGTGCTTTGGCGCAACAAAATCAAAGATGACTTCAAAAAACAAACGGGAGAAGGCATCACCTTTACCCCCATTTTGATCGAAGCTGTAGTGAAAGCCATCAAAGATTTTCCGTTGATCAATATATCAGTGGAGGGGGAGAATATTCTAAAAAAACGCGATATCAACGTCGGTATGGCAGTAGCTCTTCCCAATGGGAACCTCATCGTACCCATTATCCATAATGCCGATCAATACAGCCTCATTGGATTGGCTAAAAAAGTAAATGAATTGGCCAACCGAGCCCGTCAAAACAAACTTACCCCCGACGACCTCGCCGGCGGCACCTATACGGTTTCCAATATCGGAAGTTTCGGCAATATTATGGGAACCCCCATTATTCTTCAGCCACAGGTAGCCATTATGGCGTTTGGAGCCATTCAGAAGCGCCCCGTGGTGATTGAAACACCGCAGGGCGATGTGATAGGCGTGCGAAGCATGATGTACATTTCCCATTCGTACGACCACCGCGTGGTAGATGGGGCATTGGGCGGTATGTTTGTCAAACGCGTTTCCGATTATCTTGAAAAATTTGATCTGAATCGTTCTCCTTTTTAACCTTTTTCTTACAAACCTCTTTTTAGGAACAGATCATTTCATTTTCCCCAACTTTAAGAAAGTTGGGGATTTTTTTACCTAAACCCCTCACGGCATACTTATTTTATTGGAAAAGAAACACATTTTACTGTTGCCTCACGCTACAGACAACCCTTAACGTCTTTTCTTATGCCAAAAATAACCACCGCACCCAACGTTCAGCTGCATGTCGAAGATTGGGGTCAGGGACAGCCCCTTGTTTTTCTGCACGGATGGCCGCTAAGCCATGAGATGTTTGAATACCAGATCAATCAATTGGGCAATGATTACCGCTGCATCATGATCGACCGCCGTGGCTTCGGACACTCCGATAAGCCGTGGACGGGTTATGATTACGATACGCTTGCCGATGATTTGCAGGTTGTCTTTGAAGAACTCGACCTGCACAACATTACGCTCGTCGGATTTTCGATGGGAGGCGCAGAGGCCATTCGGTACATCAGCCGCCACGGCAGCAATCGAATCTCCAAACTGGTATTGCTCGGAGCGGCCGCGCCGCGTTTATTAAAAACCCCGGCCTTTGAAGAGGGCGTTGAAAAATCAGTCTTTGACACCATGATCGAAAATGCCATCGAAGACCGCGCCGCTTTCATGGAATCCTTTTCAAAAGACTTTTTTGGAGCCACCATCATCAGTTCTCCGCTGAGCACCAAACTCATGGATTGGTTTCACGGGCTTGCCATGAAGTCATCGCCACGTGCATTTATCAACTGTATTCTCACGTTCAGTCAGGCGGATCTGAGCGATGAACTGGCCTCCATTGATGTACCTACGCTCATTATCCACGGTACGGGAGACAAGATCGTTCCGTTTGACATTTCGGCCAAAGTGATGCACGCCGGTATTGCCGGCTCGCAGCTTATCTCCTACGAAGACGCCCCCCATGGCTTTTTCTATACCAACTGGCCTCAACTAAACCACGACCTGGCCGCTTTTATTCAGCAGCCGGTACCGGTCATGGAATAAAACGGGTTATTGCAAAAAATTGGGATTCAACCACCCCATCGGCACATCGGCAACGATGCGGCCATCAGGGTCAAGGACGCGCCCCACTGCGCGTCCTTCGACGTTGAAACCCAACTTCTTATATAATTCTATGGCGGCGGCATTACTTTCGCGCGCGTGCAACTCTACCCGTAAAATATCTTTCCTTTCATTGCTGACATAATCCAATAAGGCCGAAAATACCTTTCTCCCCACACCTTTTCCCTGAAAATCAGGATGTACACAAATGGTGGTATCGCCAAACATATGTGCAAAACATTCAATTCCAAATGAATAGGTATGCACTTC
Above is a window of Runella slithyformis DSM 19594 DNA encoding:
- a CDS encoding competence/damage-inducible protein A gives rise to the protein MVKAEVITIGDEILFGQITDTNTQWISTELTTIGIRTIRKSSVGDNEEAILEILAEAEKRADVILITGGLGPTKDDITKKTLCRYFNTELYINEEALTFITAFFEKRGRPMTELNRQQAAIPINCTYIPNRWGTAPGMWFEHNGTVFISMPGVPFEMKSLMTHTLLPKLKEFFETPFIYHKILRTIGIGESFLAERIADWEDNLPPHIRLAYLPNFGQVRLRLTATGTDFEQLKKETQAEVEKVLPLIDVNVFGYDDDEIETVVGRILKERGHTLATAESCTGGYASHLITKVPGSSAYFMGGVISYSNEVKIAELGVSPETLATFGAVSEQTVIEMAEGVRKRLNTTYGISASGIAGPDGGTDDKPVGTIWIASAGPEGTVTQKLQLGKFREQNIQYTGVYVLNLLRKQLLGLV
- a CDS encoding dihydrolipoamide acetyltransferase family protein, producing the protein MAIVEMVMPRMGESVMECTVISILKKVGDRVESDDSVLEVATDKVDTEVPSPYSGTIKEILVQEGDVVAIGNVVIRIDTETTVHQNGSPAPVAILPEEAAAAELETQFQALAAPSVPPAAAPETMPLSGRFYSPLVLNIAQTEGISRQELDQIAGTGTDSRVTKKDILGYLEQKKHTPAGAGLASAQNISSHADAASSVSQSPSSISSRKSGIEIIPMDRMRRVIAERMRESQRISAHVTSFVETDMTNVVLWRNKIKDDFKKQTGEGITFTPILIEAVVKAIKDFPLINISVEGENILKKRDINVGMAVALPNGNLIVPIIHNADQYSLIGLAKKVNELANRARQNKLTPDDLAGGTYTVSNIGSFGNIMGTPIILQPQVAIMAFGAIQKRPVVIETPQGDVIGVRSMMYISHSYDHRVVDGALGGMFVKRVSDYLEKFDLNRSPF
- a CDS encoding alpha/beta fold hydrolase, whose translation is MPKITTAPNVQLHVEDWGQGQPLVFLHGWPLSHEMFEYQINQLGNDYRCIMIDRRGFGHSDKPWTGYDYDTLADDLQVVFEELDLHNITLVGFSMGGAEAIRYISRHGSNRISKLVLLGAAAPRLLKTPAFEEGVEKSVFDTMIENAIEDRAAFMESFSKDFFGATIISSPLSTKLMDWFHGLAMKSSPRAFINCILTFSQADLSDELASIDVPTLIIHGTGDKIVPFDISAKVMHAGIAGSQLISYEDAPHGFFYTNWPQLNHDLAAFIQQPVPVME
- a CDS encoding GNAT family N-acetyltransferase; this encodes MIIRKSIIQDLLSIQQLYQTVARISGGIARKEHEISEAYIQNFLTKSLANGCSMVAEEDGRIIAEVHTYSFGIECFAHMFGDTTICVHPDFQGKGVGRKVFSALLDYVSNERKDILRVELHARESNAAAIELYKKLGFNVEGRAVGRVLDPDGRIVADVPMGWLNPNFLQ